The window CTGCATCAATCCAGCGATCATAATCAGATTCAGTCATTGCGTTTGGATCTGCTATGATACCCGCAAAATACATAGCATCGTAGTTCCCAGTTGCATACAGCTCTTCAGCCAAAGGTTGATTTATTTTTATTTTCTTGGCGATTGGCTTCATAGCGCCTGTAGCCACGCCAAAAAGCGGCTCATGTGCACCATTGGATATGTACATCTTTTTCATTCGTTCCTTACCAAGAGCTTCAAGCTCCTGCATAACTGTTTCTAAATTCATTGTTTAGCACAACCTTTTAGTAGACTTTTTCTCTTCATAATTTAAAGTATATCTTAATAATCACTTTTTAAAAACGAATCCAACCACATCCCACTCACTGCTGGCAATTGGGGTTGAAACTTCTTCAGCATCCAAAAATTGATATATAAATAGGAACAATGCTTACAAAAACAGCCTTACAAAAAAAAAGACACTGGGAAGGCCCAGTGTATAATTTAGCTATTGGATTTTGTCGGTTTTTGATTGACTGTCCGTGTTGGCCTGTGGTTGTTTCTGGCTTTTAAATTGGATGCCCAGCCGATTTTGGACTCATATTTCTGTGTGTATTCCTTTTGGACAAGCTCATGGAGCCGGTCCCTGTTTTTGGTCAACATATCTTCCATCACTTGAAGCCGACGTGTTGGGAAGCTTAGTCCGGCAAGAATGGTGGTGATGGATGGGTCTGTTTCGGAGATATAGGTTCCTTCGTACAGTTCGAGGGGTTCCCCGACCCTCTCGAAAATCGATGGGATGTTAATCAGTTTTGAGACATTCTCAGGTCCTTCATAAATCAATCCGGCACGGATGACACCAGGCGATTCAACCGGGCAGAAAACCGAGTTTGCCCATGATTGCTGGATTTTGAGGGATACATCAGAAGTTGTTTTGGCATCTGTCACTGTACTGGTTGAGATGACGGTTACGCCTCGTGTGCAAAGGATATTCATGAGATCTGTTTCATCAAAATTCCCGTAAAGAGAGCTTTTCTGTGTTATTTGTAGGACATGGTTGATTGCTTCCATCACCTTGTGGTTAGAAGCCCGATAAATTTGCTGTTTGCTTGATTGAGGATTGATCCGGCGCAACTGGTCGTTGTCGACCAGGAAGGTGGATGAAATCCCATCAATTTTGGACAATTCCTCAAGGCATTCCGCTGCGTTGATACGGTTGCCTGCCAGGACATTCCGTTCAGGCACGACAGCAATCGCTCCTACCTTCAGCCCTGGCAGCTGGTTCAGCAGGATTTCAATCAGGAGCGGGCTCATCCCCGAGCCGGTCCCACCGTCAGTGGAGAATGCCACTAAAAGGAACTTTACTTTTTTGAATGACTTTTTAACAAATTCAACTAACTCTCTGTAATTATCGTTTACTGCCCGGACACCGATAAATCGATCCTGTCCGGCCCCGTTATATCCCGGAACAAAATACTTGTTTTCAACCCTTGTATTGACGAGCCCGTCACGCTGGTTCGTGTTGATAAGGGCAGTTGGAAAGCCCAAGGCCGATGCTGCCTCCGCAATATTACCACCTGCCTGACCTACGCCCAAGATTCCAATTGGTTTCACCAAATCCCCCTCCTTATCCTAATAAGATATTACTCAATAGTTTAAAATTTAGACTAATCTTCTGGAAAGGAGCACCGTTTTTTCTATATAGCAAACAGGCCTTTATTGTCGCTGCTTTTACTCCAGAAATGTATTTAGGACCCTGAATATACATTTTCTGATTGTATTATGAACTTGCCACGGTAACAGCAATTTTCAATGCAGAAATGGTAACGGTTTTTGCCCGTTCAGTAAAAATACAGTAAATCCCAATCTTTAAAAGAAGACCAGGAACATACAACGTACGATTTTGTAAATAATAATTGGTAACCAAATTAGAGGAGGAAATCATAAATGAAACTGAATAAACTACAAAACAAAAACAACATTACGAAATCATCAGGCACGGATCCCCAAAAAGTGAAAAAGGATATACATAAAGATGTAAATGCAGGACAAGGAGCAATGACTTCCCGTGAAGCAGGAGCAATGAGGGATTAAGAATTTTTCACTGTTAACAAACGTTCACAATTAGTAAAAAACTCAATTAGTTACTTACAACGTGTTTGTATTATTAAGTACTAAAAAGCACTCATCTTTTCTAAAACGAGTGCCCGATTGTTTTCTATCGTCTTTAAAAATTTGATTCAACCACCCATACTTCCTTATTTTCATATGGGATGTGATGTGGCAAGTTCCAATTATAGCGGACGGATATGATCCTTAAGGAAACAATAAGGATCAAGAGGAACGCTGTCGCATAAGGCCCGCGTATCAAGCCTAAACCGATTGCGAAACCGGCAAGCGCTGCCCAGAATGAAATAATTAGGTTAATTGCTTAACAAGTTTACTTCGTTGCCTTTTTCGAGGCGCTGGATCTGTTTTTCGCCTGTTTCAGCCAGTTCTTTGAATTGGTTGATGGTTTCTCGCATTTTCGGCAATGCTTGCTGTTTGTACGCGCTGATAGAGTCCATTGCCTCTATAACATCAGCAAAAGCTACTTTCAGTGTCTCAACAGAAACACTTGATTCCATTGCCTGCTTTTGAATTTCCACACCTTGCACTTTTAGCATTTTGCTTGTTCCTGCAATCAAATCGTTCGTTGTTGCGTTAAGAGCTTCAATTTTTTTTAATACAATCTTCTGATTGTACAAAGCGCTAGCTACAGTAACAGCAATTTTTAATGCAGAAATGGTAACGGTTTTTGCCCGTTCAACACCACGGATCAACTCCCTGTTGTTACGAATGACCACTTCATAAGCAATAATGCCTTGCTGGTTAACTGTTAGCATTTGCTGCAAATCCATCACTCGCTGACGCAGAGGAAATAGCACTTCTTCAGTGATGAATCGAATTTTTTCTGGGTCTTCATCTTTTGTTTTAGCCTGTTCGATTTGAACTTCGATTGCTTCATCCATCAACGTTCCCAGCTCAATCTCTTTTCGAAGGATTTTCGTCAAATCACGAAGTCCCTGCTGTTCGATTTCAAGCGTAGTATTGTCATTTTTCAAGGTCACTTTCCCTTTTTCAAGGCTTGTAACGATATCCGAAATAACACCGTCTGCTTTTTCATATTTCTGAAAGTACGCCCGAAGCGGGTTAAACAGCTTCCCAAGAAACCCTGTTTTAGCAAAATCGATCATACTTGGATCGAGATCCTTCAAATGAGTTTGTAGTTCAGTAAGGCCTTTAGCGACACGGCTTCCTTCATCACCCTGTTTCGATAAGTTCCCAACCGAAACTTGAAGAAGTGAGTTCTTGTTTGACGAAGTCTTCATTGTGCTTAACCCGAAACTCTCAATACTTTTTAGAATTTCCTTTCGCTTATCAAGAGATTCGACATCTAATTCCATAATGGATAAAACATTTTGATTGGCTGCTTTTTGCAGTTCTGAAACTTCCTTCGGAACAGGTTTGACCTGTTCTTCGACAAGTGCTTTCACTTCCTCTGGACTTGCAACATTCATTGAAAATGACATCGGTTTCTTCCTCCGTTTTGATTGTATTTAAGACTTTCAAGCTCAGACTAGACTTAGACCGTAAATGTTACATTTGAACGTTGAATAGGTTTTTAATTTTATAGACGACGTCATCTGAATCAGCATTGATACTAGCTGCTTCGTTGATAGATGAAATGGTCTGAAGAGCTTTGAGGTTTGCGTTATATCCTATCGTATAGACTGGAACCTTGTATGCCTGAATCATTCCCCGGATGTCATCCAATGAGTGTCCTTGATTGGTTTCCCCGTCGCTCAAAACGAAAATGAGAGGTCTCACATCAGGATTCTTCTTCATTTCATCCTTCAGCATTTTCATCGCCACGACAATACCATCATAGGTTGCTGTTCCGCCGTTTGCCTGCAAGCCTTCGACAGCTCCGACAAACAAAGATTGCTGGTTGGTATCAAATGTAGCGATTGGCAGATTGATCGTGACATCATCAGAATAAGTAACCAATCCAACGCTGTTATCTTTTCCAAGATATTTCTGGCCTTTTAACAAACTTTCTTTCATACGGTTCAAAGGTTCTCCATCCATACTTCCAGAGATATCTGCAACAAATACAGCCATAATCGGTTTATTGCCGTTTTTCTTTTCTTTCCATAGCTTTTGAGCAGCAGAAAGAGTGGCACCGTCAACCGTTTTCAGTTCGGAAGTGTAAGTATCAAGACCGTTAAATCCATTTTTCTTACCCAGTTCCTGATACTTTTTCCCTTGAGCGAATTCAGCAAAATTTTTAATGATTTGCTTTTTCTCCTCAGAGATGTCGCCAATTGCATACAATGGACTATCATGGCGAACACCAAATGGAGTGAATACATACGAATCTTTCAAATCAGGTGAATTTATGAATGTTTGATACTCAAGTACGAATCCATCCAATGCCCCCGATTTTGCTGCTTCACGCATCTGCAATGTCGTAGAAGCAGTGAATGGCACATTCGATTGGAATTTTTCAAAACCTTGTATTGCTTTTTCTCCCAGGAGGTTGGATTTGTCAAATGTGTTTAGAGCGGTCAGAAGGAAGTTAAGACCTGTCGAACTTGCAAACGGATCGGTATAACCCATGGCAAATTCATTATTCGCCATTGCATCGGTTAGAATTTTCACATTCACAGAGCCATATTTTTCTACTAGCTGTTCATGCTTATTTTTCGTGATGACAATGCCAGGAACGTTGCCGACCATTCTTTTTGAGATAAGTTCTGTTGTAACTCCGCTCTCTTTCACCATTTCTCCCCAAAATTCATTAGATGGGGTAAAGGCCTCTGGAACATATTTTCCTGATTTGATATAGTCTGTTGCTGTACCCGATGCAATGCTGCGAATCTTAACACTGACTGCCTTTCCATTCACTTTGAACTTTGAATCGTTGTAGTCTTTTGCTACTTCGTTAATCCAGGAATCCTTCCCTTTTCCCGATTTTTCAGGTGAAGAGAAGATTTCAACAAATGAACCGGTAGAGTTTTCAACAGTTACAGGAAACTTATTGATATCCGGCAGTTCTTCTGCCAGATCTGCTGGATTCAGATCTATTTGCCCTTTAATTGGCTTTCCTTTTTTCACATCAATGTCGGAATACAAATCGGCAAGCTGTTCGTCTGCACTTTCAGCTGTAATCTGTTTCTTTGACTTTCCCAGATTCGAAGTTAGAGAGATTCCAAAATAGACAATTCCAAAGAATAAAACAGTGGCAATTAGTGCTGCGATTATGAATTTACCTTTTTTCATTAGCCTGTGCTCCTTTTAGTTTTTATAGAGTTTTGTTTGCTTGATTAAAGCATCCATTTCCTGCATTGCTGCCATATTGTCAATATCATCGATATCAATGGTGTTCAGTCGTGAAATTTCCAGAACTAGTTTATCGATATCCAATAGGATCTCCTCGTTAATATTCAGCGCGTTTTTAACAAAAGAAAGATATTCATTATAAAGTTCCTTTTTTTCTTGAAGAATTTCTTTAGAGAACCGGTTCGTATTTTTTCTAATAATACTCTCGTATTCTGTTTCATCGAAGGTACTGACTTTGTTCAGGATGTTTCGAATGTTCATATAAAATAGCTTTTCTACTTCCGAAACAACATTGGTGAACTTTTGATAACTTAATTCGGTTTTGTCGAATCGTTCATTCAGAAGGGTTAGTAATCCTCCTTTTTTCTTTTTCAATCGCATTTCCTGGCTTAATGCGAATAAAATATCTTCCCTTAACACTTTGATATCTTGATAAAGTTGAAGCGCTTTTACATAATCCTCATTTGTTTTTAGTTCGTTTAAATGTATTGCAGGAAGCTTTTTAAATAGTACTTCATAGATACCGTAAAGAATTACAATGAGACTAACGAGCATTGCCGTCAACCCGAAGGATGTCTCAAGTGCACTTCCGCCAACAATCTTCACGCCCAGAAAACCAGGAGAAAGCAGAATCACATTAGCAAGGGTTACCCCGAATATAAGCAGAATCAATTTCAACATTCTCGACATCGTTCACTCCCCCTTTTTTGTTTTTATAAAGACATATTAATTTTCCTTTTGTGTAAAAAAATAGTAATACGCTAGGTTAAAAAATCCCAAATCATTGATCTGAGATTTTAAAAAATAAAATGAATATGGACTTTTATTCATACGGACTAGTTTTTAATAGGTTTCTGTTTTCTTTCAAATTATTAACATATTTACAAAATATATCGAATTTTGTATATTTTAAGGATATTATACTATTATTTAGTAACCAAATGGTAGGAAATTATGTAAGGAAAGATTTGAGGCGAGGAAGTTGAGAAAAATGTCTCATTAACTTTGAGAATAAGGGACTTTGTATCATTTATATATCAACCCTGTTGTACCATTTAATAAAGTTTTATTTGTACATATGTTCCGAAATTCCTTTAAAAAAATTTCGCAAAATTTCACTTCGTTATCAAGATATTGGCCCCATTGCCATTACATTTACGATATGCACAGCAACTTCCTTTGGTTCATAGGACGATAAGTCTGTCGTAAACTCAATAGAGTGGAATCCAAGATTAATAGCCACAGGATGCAACCAGAAACGGTAAATCAGGCAATAAAAAGAATCCTTTGGCCATCACCAAAGGATTTTCTTAGTTTTTTTATCTAATTTTTGCTGACTTGAAAAAGCTGACCTCATTGTCAATAAACTTATTTAGAATCGGTATGCCTCTTTCATACTATCTTTTATGCGTATACGCGATAACTGCAGAATACGGGCTATAAACACGTACACCGTTTACAGTTCGATACGCTCTCACTTTATAATAATAGGTCTTACCGTAACTCAGGCTTTTATTTGTAAAACTGTTTCCAGACAGTGACCCGATATGGCTGTACGTTCCCGATTTGGACGTGCTCCTGTAGACAGCGTACCCGGTCGCTCCGGACACTTTCGTCCAGGTAAGCGACATTGAAGTGGAACTCGCTTTTTTTGATTTTAACCCGACTGGCGCCTTCGGAACTGCCTTTGTACTTGAAATCTTTGTATAGGGACTATAAACCTTAACACCATTAATAACCCTGTAGGCCCTGACTTTGTAATAATACAGTTTCCCGGTAACAACAGAACTATTGATGAAACTCACTGTGCTGCCGCTTGTTATGGTCCCTATTTTTGCATATGTGCCGGTGCTTTTTGTGCTGCGGTACACTTCATAACCACTGCTCCCCGGAACACCATGCCAGCTGACCTTTATCCTATTATAATCATAGGAAACTGAGGATGTCGCTGAATTGACTACTTTAATAGTTTTCCTGGCGCTGACGTTTCCCGCCGCATCCACAGTGTAGACTCCAATTGAGGTGCCTGCTTTCTGCGCCGGAATTTTAATGCTGTACTTGCCATCTTTGGCAACCGTTTCACCAAGCTTCACAGTCCCTCTATAGGCATATACCTTAACTGACGAAACCGCCTTTCCAGTTAGCACCGTTCCGGTATCATAAATCGGGTCTGCCGACGGCGTTTTATCAGGAAACCCTGCTTTGAGACGATAGGTGGCAGGTTTAGTAACTTCATCCATCGGAGTCACATACACATGGTATGTTCCTTTTTCCAAATTAAGCGTGAAAGAAGCGGTCTTTCCCGCACCCCAAGCAATCTTCGGATAATTTATAGACCCAACCTGATTGATTAGCCTGACTTCAGCAGCCTGGGAAAGCTGGTCCAGGGTAATGGTCACATATCCGTCCTTATTGCTGGTGAACTGGAATACCTCCCGATCAGACGTATGGTCAATTTTGCCGGTGTAAGTCTGATTTGAAGTCATTTTGACAGCTGTTGCTTTCGTTTCGTTCGGTTCTAATGTTTTTGCATCCCGAGTAAAAAGCGCGTTGAAAGTCGCCTTCAATGAGTACTTTCCAGGTTCATCTTTCCACTCCTTATTGAGGATGTCGATGTAATATGTACCTGCCTTTAAATCGAGGTCAATCCCAAAGTTCGGGTCTCCTTCTGTTTGATGCTGGAAGCCATAAGGGCCCTTCTTTTGCTTAATATTAATCATTACCGGAGCCGAAACACCATCAAACGAGAGATAGGCTTCTCCATCCTTTTCCATCGTAAACATATACGTGTCCCTGTCCTGGGCCGTTTCAAATGTGGAACTGTACACCTTTCCATTCTTTAATGGATAAGCCACATAGTTTATATCATTCGGTTCAAAGCTAACAGAATCCCTCACTGGAGGAGGATTGTCATTGCTCGGGTATGTCACTTTCAGCTGGTAAATGGAACCCGAGACGGAGCCTGACGAAATCCTGACTGTATACGTGCCTGCCTCTAAATGCAGGAGGACCCCACTCGGTTCATTTGGCCAGTCGTCATATAACATGTTCTGATTTTCATCCCGAATTATAATTCGAACCGTACCTTTAACTTCACTTAAAACTACATAGACTTCACCCTGCTCGGTCGTGGTGAATTCATACATTGAAACATCACCTTCTGAATAGAGCGTGTTCTCAACCGGTACCCCGTTCGGAATCGTCATCCACGCCTTCGCCTGTTCTCCCCCTCCAAAAATCAACATGAATAAAGCTGCCCAAACGATGATGTACCCCTTTTTCAAAAAGATCCCCCTCTGTCCGAATATTAAATAATCTACTAAAATTGTAAATGATACCGACCTGAAATTAAAGACAATTTTTCCAAAATTATACTTTCATCCGTTATGAAAAAATGGCCATTCGGCGCCTCTGAAATTTTTTAGTTAATATTACATATACAGCAAAACAATTAAATGGGAGAATCTAAGGTTTAGTGTTGCTAACAGACGAAATTTGTCGGATAATGCAACTAATACGGATGAAGGGAGTTGCGATCTTGAGAGAGTACGAGTTGGATATCATGGTAGAGATGCTAATGGATACATTTGTTTTCAACACTTGGGAGACCGATTTTTTCCGCATGAATACAATGCAGAACCTAGTTGAATTTGGCCTGATCGATAACCTGCCTGAATTGGCAAGAGAACTCAAGCATCAGAAGGCAGAAATCCTGGTGGAACCATTGAAAGCCGTCCATCCCGAAGCCGGCAAGCAAGTGGAACTATGGCTTCAGTTAATTTAATCCATACATACTGAAAAACCTGGAGTCCTATTAAGGTCTCCAGGTTTTTGAATTGTTTAGTTCTTTTCTCGATTGGTATATAAGGAGTTGAAAGTTGTTATATATGGCAAACACTATGCTATTTATTGTATTTTTGAGGCGTTTTTTCAAATTCAAGCAAGATTGCCAGTCAAAATAAGAGTGTTCTCTTTCTCTAATTCACGATGCAGTACTTCTCCTATACGCTTTATTCCCTCATTGATTTTGTCTATTGGCATATTCGAGTAATTTAAACGTAATGCATTTTTCTTTGTTCCATTCGCATAGAATGCACCACCGGGAACAAACGCAACATTATTTTCTAAGCATTCAGCGAATAATTCCCCGGCATCTACAGACTCTGGAAGCTCAACCCAAATAAACAACCCGCCTTCTGGTTTACTGTAAGCCAAATTTTTCGGGAAAAACTCCTCAATAGAAGCTAACATAGCCGTGCATCTTTCTCTATAAACAGCTTTGATTTTATTAATGTGTTCTTCAATATCATAAAGCTCCAAATATTTAGCTGTGATTCTTTGAGCAAAACTATCAGTATGCAAGTCGGCTGTTTGCTTAAAGGCAATGTACTGTTCAATGAAAGTTGCATCCGCACAAATCCAGCCAAGTCGAAGACCCGGAGCAAAAATTTTCGAGAAGGTACTCAAATAAATAACTCTGCCCTCTGTGTCAAAGTGTTTTACAGGAGGGAGTGCCTCTCCAGCAAATCGAATAGCGCCATAGGGATTATCCTCTACAATGAGTACATCATATTGATTGGCCAGCTCAACCATTTTCTTTCGTCTTTCGAGCTTTAATGTGCGGCCTGTAGGATTATGAAAATCCGGAATCGTGTAGATAAATTTAGCGTTAGGATGTTGCTGCAGCTTTTTCTCCAGCTCCTCCATGACCATGCCCTCATCATCCATATCTACTTCAACAAATTGGGGATTGTATGACTTGAATGCATTAATTGCCGCGAGATAAGTTGGGCTTTCGCAAATAATGATATCTCCCTCATTTAAGAACAATCTTCCAGTAAGGTCAATGGCTTGTTGAGACCCTGATGTGATGATTATATTTTCGACAGGAGAGTTGACCCCAATACGTTTCATTCTTTGGCCGATAGCCTCTCTCAAAGGGATGTAGCCTTCAGTGGTACTATATTGGAGTGAAGCTGCACCTTCCTCAATCAAAACAGCATTGCATACATCCTTTATCGCTTCTACAGGAAACAACTCGGGAGCTGGCAGGCCTCCTGCGAAAGAGATAACTTCTGGCCTGGCTGTTACTTTTAATATTTCTCGTGTCTCAGTAGGTTGTACTAGATGAGTTCTGTCAGCAAATTTACTTTTCATTTATAAACATCTCTTTTCATGTTTGTGATCTCTGTTGTTCAAATATTCCGTTTATTTATAATAGTTATATTACCATACTATTATAACATATTAGTATAAATAGATGTTTTTTATTAAAGGGTCATTTGCTTTTAGATAATTGCCCAAAACTAAGTTAGCGTATATCTGGACATTTTAGGAAAGTACCGGCTATTCATAAAGTCTATATTTGACCATAAATACAATTCCCATAAGAGGTCCAATCGATAATATAGTAAAGACCCACTCCCAACCGACTATTCTCTGAATAGTAGGGATTAGATTTATAGAAAATATAGTAAATAGAAAACCAATACACATTTGAAAAGTAAGGGCCGTACCTACATATTCAATTTCAGCTTTTTCTGAAACTGCTGCGGAAAATTGGGCAGAATCTGAGATAACAGACATCCCCCAGATCATGGAAATAATTAGAGTTAACCAAATAAATGAACCAAATGTAAAACCTATTATAATTGAACAAATAGCACTGATAAACATAGAAATAATCGTTAAATTAGCTCTTCCTATTTTATCTGAAATTAATCCACCTAACACACAACCAATCCCACCTGCAATTCCTATGGAAATAAAAGAGGATAATGCAATGAACCAATGAGGAATTTCTGGCGAATAGGTTAAGAAACTAGCTGTCAAAAAAGCAGGAAGCCATGTCCACATCGCGTACAGTTCCCACATATGACCAAAATAACCGTAATTCGCTAGCATTACCGGTTTATTCATTACTACTTTCTTTATTAATTTTAACGAAACGGGCATTCTTTTCGATTTTACTGGAGCATCTTTTAAAAGAAAAATGATAACAAAAGCCGATAATAAAGCCAATACTGAACTACTTATAATTACGAGTTTCCAATTAAATGAAGAAAAAAACATTATAACAAAATGAGGTAAGGATGACCCTATTGTTAATGCTGCTATTAAGATTCCAATTGCAAACCCGCGATTTTTTGGAAACCATTGTGATAAAATTTTCACAGCGATTGGGTATACACCAGCAAGTGCTATGCCAGTTAAAAGCCTAAGTAAAATACCGAAAAAGGCGTGATCGACTAAAATTAATAAGGCATTCAATATTGCGCCAAGAAATGCTGATGCTGCGAAAACTTTTCGGGGATTCAAACGGTCAGCAATTCCAAAATATGAACTAACTAATGATCCTATTACAAATCCAACAGGAACAGAAGCAGAAAGCCAAGCTTCAGAATAGGAACTAAGGTTCCAAGCTGCAATTAGTTCGGGTGCAATTACAGATGCACTAAACCACAAGCTTAAAGCACATAACTCTGATAATCCAATCCATACCAATGCTCTCCAAGAACCCTGAATCATATGACCCTCCTTCCCAAATAAAATAGAATAATATTATAAGGAGAAAAAGAACCTTCAGCGTGCTTATATAAAGTGGATTAATAACTTTGTTCTTTCTAATCTTAAAGAAAACAGCCTTTAAAACTAGCAAAACAACAGGATTGCCTCATTTACAGGGGCAATCCTACTGTTAATGGTATATATTATTATTTGCCGCCTTTGCTTGCATAAATGACTTTTACTTGTTTCCATGTTTCATTTCCAAACGTATCTTTAGACCAAATCTGGATGATGTTTTCACCGGATGCTAACGTTACATTTGTAGTGAATACACCATTCTTAACTCCGATTTCTTTGCCGTTTACCCTGACAAAGGCAAGGTTTGCATCGGCTACTTGCCCCTGGACAGTTACCGATTTCTTGTGTGTCGTTTCTCCTTCAATTGGCGATTGAATAATAATATCCGGAGCAATTGAATCCACTTTTACATTAACGGTCGCTGTTGTTTCATTGCCTGCCAAATCTTTCGCTAAAACGGAAATGATAGTGTCACCCTGCTCCAGCGTAAGTTTAGCTTCAAAGACTCCATCGGTAACGGTCGCTTTAACCCCATTAGCTGTAACAGAATCAAGGTATTGATCCTGCACCGTTCCTTTTACAGTAACGGTTGTTGTATTGAATTGGGCTCCGTCCGCTGGTGACTCAATAGAAACAACCGGTTTAGTCTTATCCACGATGACGGTTACCGGATTCGACGCCCTGGTCAGGCCTGAACCTTGGACGGCTTTCGCTGTTAGACTATTTTTCCCTTCGGTTAAAGTAACATCTGCAGCAAAACGCCCCTCCTGCGTAGATGTTACAACTGCTGCTTCAACACCATTGTTGTATAGATGAACTGCTGTATTTGGCTGTGCCTCACCTTCTACCTTTACGGCTCCGTTCGCTGTAAATGACCGATCTATCGGAGAGGTAATTTCCGGTACGGCCTCATCGTACGATACAACCGCGCGAATCATATAGTTCCCGTCAGATTTAACGGTTTGTTTCCAGACTCCATCAATATAGGAGTAGCTTCTGCCCGACCATGCGCCATTCGTATCTTTATTTATAGCTGGAATGAACGGGAATGGATTTTTTTGTACATAAGCCAAGTAAAAGTCTCCTGGAATGATAACTTCTTCACCGCTTAAATCCACATGTGTCCACTCAGTATGGGAGCGGATAGCCTTCGCTTCAAATGGCCCGGCCAGTTTTTTGCCTGGAGAACCATTCGGACCAGTCGCATCATATACTTCGACAAGGAATTCCGTGCCGCCTGGGTCAGGACGAGTGCCACCGTCAAATTTGTATAAACCGCCTGTCAAGACGCCTCTCGTTTCACCTTCAGCAAGCGACATTTTGACAGCCCAGCCGTTGCCTTTCGTATGCATATAGTTCAGTGATTCAGCTGTTCCATCATCATAAGCTATTGTTTCGGAATAGCCCACTATCGGATCCATCGAAAGATTTTGAGCAGTCTCGCCATTTGGAGCTAATGAAATAGCTGCGTCGTTCGGATAATGCATCGGATGTGAAACCTTAAGTGTGTAGCTGCCTTCAAGAGCTGTAAATTGGAAGGTTCCATCCGTGGCTGATACTGCTGGCTCGATATTCGCATCCTCTACCAAATAAACTTTTGCTCCTGCTATTGGTTCACCTGTCAGCTTATTTGTCACCACACCGGATATAACGCCTGTCTGTTTTTCTTCAAGCGTGAAATCAGCGATGGTATCCTGGTCACCCGCAACTTGAACTTTCTGTGAGTTTGGATGATATCCATAGGATTCCGCGACAACTGTGAATTCCCCTGCAGGATGGCTTAAGGAATAGCCTCCATTTTGCGGATTGGTCGTAGCAGACCTCCCCGTTTCTGCAACACTGACATAAGCCTGCAGCGGCAATAAGGTTGGAGGATTTTCTGCTTCTTCCTCTGTATCTGCACTCATTGATACCGTTTGTTCCAAAGCCACATTGGAAGCGCTGCTGGTGCCTGCCCCAATGGAATCGGCAGATAAAGCAACATC is drawn from Bacillus sp. FJAT-18017 and contains these coding sequences:
- a CDS encoding MFS transporter; the encoded protein is MIQGSWRALVWIGLSELCALSLWFSASVIAPELIAAWNLSSYSEAWLSASVPVGFVIGSLVSSYFGIADRLNPRKVFAASAFLGAILNALLILVDHAFFGILLRLLTGIALAGVYPIAVKILSQWFPKNRGFAIGILIAALTIGSSLPHFVIMFFSSFNWKLVIISSSVLALLSAFVIIFLLKDAPVKSKRMPVSLKLIKKVVMNKPVMLANYGYFGHMWELYAMWTWLPAFLTASFLTYSPEIPHWFIALSSFISIGIAGGIGCVLGGLISDKIGRANLTIISMFISAICSIIIGFTFGSFIWLTLIISMIWGMSVISDSAQFSAAVSEKAEIEYVGTALTFQMCIGFLFTIFSINLIPTIQRIVGWEWVFTILSIGPLMGIVFMVKYRLYE
- a CDS encoding aminotransferase-like domain-containing protein, translated to MKSKFADRTHLVQPTETREILKVTARPEVISFAGGLPAPELFPVEAIKDVCNAVLIEEGAASLQYSTTEGYIPLREAIGQRMKRIGVNSPVENIIITSGSQQAIDLTGRLFLNEGDIIICESPTYLAAINAFKSYNPQFVEVDMDDEGMVMEELEKKLQQHPNAKFIYTIPDFHNPTGRTLKLERRKKMVELANQYDVLIVEDNPYGAIRFAGEALPPVKHFDTEGRVIYLSTFSKIFAPGLRLGWICADATFIEQYIAFKQTADLHTDSFAQRITAKYLELYDIEEHINKIKAVYRERCTAMLASIEEFFPKNLAYSKPEGGLFIWVELPESVDAGELFAECLENNVAFVPGGAFYANGTKKNALRLNYSNMPIDKINEGIKRIGEVLHRELEKENTLILTGNLA